The region CCGGATCTGCCGAATAGTAGGCGACATCGACCGGGGTTGCCGATCGCGCGTAGGCATCCGAAAGAACAATCTGCCGTAGCGTGTGCTGCAGGTCCCAACCGTGATCCATGAAATCGCGTGCCAGCCAGTCCAGCAGTTCAGGATGACTGGGTAATGCTCCCTGGCTGCCATAATCCTCAGGTGTGGCGACCAACCCTCGACCGAAAGCTAGCTGCCACAGTCGATTAACAGCCACACGAGCCGTCAGTGGGTTCGCATCATCAACCAGCCAGTAGGCTAACCCCAGTCGATTGCGGGGCCATTCAGGCTTTAATGATCCAATAGCCTGCGGGACATCCGGCTGCACGACTTCTGCTGGCTGAAGATATTCACCACGCTTAAGCAAATGGGTTGGTCTCATGCCGGGAAGCTCTTCCATCACCATGATTTGTTTGATGCGAGTGATGAAATCGTCTTCTGCGACTCGAGCAGAAGCGAGTTTGGAAAAGGCCTCCTTCCACTCGGGTTGAACCCTGAGCCAGTGGAGTGGTCGGGACGAGTTTTTTGCGAGGGAGAGTTCTTCTGCTTTCGCTTCGGCCAGTTGAGCAATCTCGGCCTGCGACAATTCCACGTCGAAGATTTTCAGGTCATCCAGCTGCCCTTGGGAGAAGCCGATGTCACGAAAGCGGGCACCTAGTGAGAGAGTTAAACTTCCAGCCGCCGAATCGCCCCATTCGGATCGATGGCGGATATCGCGCGTGAGTTTATCGCGCTCGACAACCAGCGAAAGTGGCTGGCAATCGAGATAGATCTGCACACCGGAGGCTTTGCTCGAACCATCATAAGTGATTGCCACATGTGACCATTGACCCAGCGGCAATACGTTCGGTGCCTGGACTCGAATGGCATTACCTGGCCAGAAATGAATCAGTGAGAAGGTGGGACGACCTTCATCAAGAGTAAACGCATAACCTCGGAAGGCAGAATCTTCGGCCGCTTGTGAACAGTGCGCGATCACCATGCGGGGCTTATGCTCCGCGGGCTTCAACCACATGGAAAGGCTGAACGGGGAAGTTCGGGCAAAGTTCCCCACTTCTTTGAGTTTGTATTCGTCATCGCCACTGAACTCGATCGCCTGGCCACGATCTTGTCCGCTGGCAGTCTTGCGGCTGTCGACCAGCTTGTTGGTTCCGCCGGGCGAAATCCCCTCAAAATCAAACTGGGCGACCGGTTCAACTGGTTGAATTGGCATGGGTTCATTTTTGGCGTTGAGCTGTGACTCCTCACGTTGAGTGATCAACTGGCTTTCGACTTCTTTCAAAGCTGTAGCGGCCTGTTGGATTTCTTGCAGCAGTTTTTCATGCTGTGCCTGCTGCCCATCGGCAAAAAGTGGCAGGGCGGGCGTGGGGGCCGTTTCTGTGAAATGGGAGTACAGGCCGTGCTCGTCGATGTTCGCGAAGAAAGCACTAAGTGCGTAGAACTCCTTTTGGGAAATCGGGTCGTACTTGTGATCATGACAGCGGCAACATTCCATGGTGAGGCCGAGTGCCGCTGTCCCGATGGTTCGCACGCGATCTGAGACATATTCGATGCGAAACTCTTCTTCGACACTTCCCCCTTCGTTGGTCTGTCGGTGCAGGCGATTGAAAGCGGTGGCCAGCTTTTGTTCTTGCGTGGCCTGGGGAAGGAGATCTCCTGCGACCTGCCAGGTGAGAAAATCGCGGTAAGAAAGATTCTTTGAGTACGCGCGAATCACCCAGTCGCGCCAGGGCCAGACGTGCATTTCCCGGTCGGCTTGATAGCCGAAAGTATCGGCATAGCGGGCGAGATCGAGCCACTCGTTGGTCATCCGCTCGGCGTAGGCGGGTGTTGAAAACAAGCGATCGACCACAGCTCTACGAGTTTCAGGAGAATCGGCCAGCGAGAGAAATTGCTCGATTTCGACGGTTGATGGGGGAAGTCCCGTGAGGTCCAGCGTGACGCGACGCAGCCAAGCCAGTCGTGTGGCTGGAGGAGATGGTTGCCAGCCGACTTCGGCCAGGCGAGCCTCAATGAACTGATCAATGGGCGGCTTCTCAACGAATTGCGATTGAGTTTCTGCAGGAGTGGAAATTGTCTGAGGGACAGGAATAAAGGACCAATGGGGCTGATACTCGGCTCCTGCGAGCACCCATTGTTTCAAGGTGGCCTTTTGAGTCGCTGAGAGTGGTTTCTTCAGTGAGGGCGGAGGCATGACCAGATCGGGATCGTCGGATGAGATCCGTACCAGCAACTCGCTTTGATCCAGTTGGTCGAGGTGAATCGCCTTCGCACGAACAGCTTCTTCTCTTTGATCGAGTCTCAAGCCGGCTGCGCGAGTGGCACTATCCGGCCCATGGCAATGAAAACATCGATCAGAAAGAATCGGACGAATATCGCGATTGAACTGCAACTTGTTAGACGTTTGAAGGTTTGCAGAAGGCTTTGCAGGACTTTCATTCTCGCCTTGTGCCTCTTGGACTCCCAGGTTGCTGGAGGCAATCACTGTCGCAATCAGCAGAGCGGTCAGGGTGCTGATAAAAAAACGATGGAGAAAAGGCATGGGCAGGCTCGCGAGAGGGATGGCATTCGATGGAGGGAGTCAATTCAGTACCAACGGTTCGATTTCGAATTGGGATGCGTGCAGCAAAGTCTGGGAATGTTTTGAATTGAATCACGAAATCATGCATCACCAGAATGCATCTGTTTGTGGGGTTTGACGTTACGGAAAAATCGAGTATGGCTGGTGGCGGATTCAATATCAGCTTCGCTGGAACTCTCTGGCTACACTTTGAACAGAACAAGGTGAATACATTTATTCAATCGAAAACTCAGGCCAGAAAGCAATGGTGTCTTTTTGATCAGATTTAAAGGTCTTTACGATTGAAAGTCTGTGGCGAAAAGTTAGACTGTCTGACATCAATGATTGGGAAAAACTAGGGTTGCTCCCCAGCACGTCGCGACGGCTGGATGTCCCGAGAAGTGTCGGGTGGAGCGAAGAGGAACAGAAATGTCGATCACAAAAGAGCGTAAAACACAGGTTATCAAGGACTTCCAGCGATCAGAGTCAGATACTGGCTCGCCTGAAGTTCAGATTGCTGTGTTGTCTTCGCGAATTGCCGAGCTGACGGAACATCTGCGCAGCCACAAGAAAGATCACGCCAGCCGACGTGGTTTGTTGATGCTGGTGAGCAAAAGACGACGGCAGCTCGATTATGTGAAGGCGAAGTCTCCAGCCAAGTATTTTGAACTGCTCGAACGACTGAGCCTCCGCAAGTAGTTTCAATATCCGCCTCGACTCTTCCCGAGTTTGAGGCGGTTTCTGTTGAGGCAGGTAGTTTTGCAAACTGATTGATCCCTGCAGGAAGAATTGCAGCGATGGTTAGTTCAGGTTCTCAGTAGGGTTCAAAATTTCGTGAAGAGGCCTAAGTCAGCAGTGGCTTAAGAATCTAGCGATTGCAGTGAAAAGTACCGTCTGGTTGCTTCGAGAGATTTGCAGCCAATGGAAATGACACGCCTGTCTGGGGCGTCTCGTTTCAGCGGTCGACAGTCAGGGTATGGGCATTCCGGTTTTGCAGCAGAGTCAAGCCTTCTGTTCGATTGTGCGATTGATACCGCAGCACCAGCAATTATGGCTGACGCGCTCGAGTGTCCTGTCGTCTGGTGATTCGATGGTCGCGCAAACCGGCTTCCGGCAGAGAATTTCAAGCCAGAAGTTTACAAATCGGTCGACATGCCGTTTCCTCTTCCGTGGTTTCCCGAGAAACCACCAAGTCCAGGTCAGGGGCTTTTCTGACCAGACAAAGACCTGCAGAGAGAGTGAATTCACTCGCCTGAAGGTGATAAGTCATTTCCCGTCAAAGACCATCTGGCTCAAAACGAGGGGTGAATCTTCAGCCATAGATATGGCTCATGTCTCACTCCCGAGCCTGTGTGTATGAATACAAAAGTTGTTTGTTGAAAAATGTTTGTTGAAGGATTGAAACGTATGAAAGTTACCGTAGAGCGTCAGTTTGCAGGTCGCACCTTATCCATCACCACCGGCGAGTTAGCCAAGCAGGCTGCTGGCGCTGTGACAATTCAATATGGCGAAACAATGGTTTTCGTCGCTGCTCAGAATGGCCCTTCCCGCCCGGGAACCGATTTCTTCCCGCTGACATGCGACTATCGGGAGCGTCTGGCTGCCGCTGGGAAGTTTCCTGGTGGATTCATCAAGCGAGAAGGTCGCCCCACACTTCGCGAAGTGCTGACGAGTCGCCTGACTGACCGTCCCATTCGACCACTCTTCCCCGAAGGGTATATTGAAGAAGTGCAGGTCATGTCGAACGTGCTCGCCTCAGATGGCGTGAACGATCCCGATGTGTTGTCGATTATTGGTGCCAGTGCCGCGCTTTGCCTGGCTCCGGTTCCTTTCCAGGGACCACTGGCCGCTGTGCGGGTGGGCTTGATCGATGGCGAATTCATCCTCTTCCCGACTCAGGAACAGATTGCCGATTCCGAACTGGATCTGGTGGTAGCCGGTACTGAGAAGTCCGTGCTGATGATTGAAGGCTTCGGTAAGCAACTTCCCGAAGATCAGATGGCCGATGCCATTATGTTCGGGCACCGGACCATTGTCGAATTGTGCCAGTTGCAGCTGGAACTGGTTGCGAAGTCCGGCCGCGAACGATTTGTGCTCCCTGCTCCCGAAGCCAATCCTTTTGAAGCGATTCTGCTCGAAAAGGCTTATGCCAAACTGCGTGAAGTCAAGCAGTCGAGCGTCAAGAAAGAGCGTAGCAGCCAGACATCGGCCTACAAGAAAGAACTTCTTGCCGAATTCTTTCCCAATGATGCTGAAACGACCGCCGCTGGGCTGACGAAAGCACAGTTCTTCGCCGCCTTTTATGCAGTTGAAACCAAGGCAGTTCGCGACTTGATTCTTGATGGCGTACGTCTGGATGGACGGAAGCACGACGATCTCCGCGCTGTTAGTTGTGCGGCCAGTGTCTTGCCACGAGTTCACGGCTCTTCACTCTTCACACGGGGTGAAACTCAATCGCTGGCAACCGTGACATTGGGAACGATTCGCGATGTCCAGCGCGTGGAAGGGCTCTTTGGCGAAGAAGCCAAAGCCTTTATGCTCGACTACTACTTCCCTCCTTACTCTGTGGGTGAATGCAAGCCTTTGCGTGGCCCTGGTCGTCGCGAATTGGGTCATGGGGCCTTGGCTGAACGATCCGTTGCCAGCGTTCTGCCCTCGCCGGAAAAGTTCCCCTATACGATACGAGTCATCTCGGACATTCTCGAATCGAACGGATCGAGTTCGATGGCTTCAGTCTGCAGTGCAACACTGGCACTGATGGACGCCGGTGTGCCCATCAGCCAGCCAGTGGCTGGGATTTCGATTGGACTTGTGAAGTCGGCTGACCGGTTCATTCTCCTCACAGACATCATGGGTGATGAAGATCACTTTGGTGATATGGACTTCAAGGTGGCCGGTACTCAAAAGGGCGTGACTGGCATCCAGCTCGACCTGAAGATCGATGGCATCAGCGAAGAAATCGTGCGGGCCACACTCGAGCAGGCCAAGAAAGCCCGTATCGAACTGCTCAAGACGATGCTCAGTGCCATTCGTCGGCCTCGCTCCGAGATTTCGACACACGCACCGAGACTGCTTCGTACCAAGATCGACCCCAGCAAGATCGGCCTGCTGATTGGTCCCGGTGGCAAGAATATTCGAGCCATTCAGGAACAGACCGGTGCGACAATCGATATCGAAGATGATGGAACTGTGGTGATCGCCAGCAGTTCGAGCGTGGGTGCCGAAGACGCACTGGCCCGAGTCGAAGCGATCGCTGAAGAGATCAAGGTCGGCCGGGTCTATAACGGGACGGTCAGCTCGATCAAGGATTTCGGTGCCTTTATCGAAATCGCTCCGGGCAAAGATGGGCTCTGCCACATCAGCGAACTCTCGGACGGCTTCGTGAAGAATGTGAACGAAGTTGTCCAGGTGGGCGAGAAGATTCAGGTGAAAGTCATCGCCATCGACGAACAGAACCGTGTCAAGCTTTCGCGGAAGGCTGTATTGGCTGATGAAGCCGAGAAGCCAGCCGCTGAGTAATCTTGGTTGACCAAGTCAACCCACAGGTCTCCTCGAAAATGCCAAAGCCCGGCAAGCACAAATCGTGTTTGCTGGGCTTTGTTGCTTAGCCACAGTTGTTCTGTGACGAGGTCTCGCGACTGAATCTCGGGAGTCACGGCACCGAACGGGGCAACGATCGGACGGGTGGCTGGGGTTGAGTCTTCGAACGCCCCAGCGATTTTCGGAACGAACTGGGGGTTCGAAGACTCAACCCCAGCCACCCCATATCAAGAAACGCAGCTAATTATTAGAATCCGACTTAGATCCCGGGAATATCGAGACGTTCGTCAGTGGCAATACGCTTCAACTTCTTCAAAGCGCGGGCTTCGATTTGTCGAATTCGTTCTTTCGTGACACCTAAACGATGCCCGACCTGTTCGAGAGTTTGCGGTTGCTGGCCAGTTTCCAGGCCATAGCGATGCATGATGATATCGCGTTCTCGCAATTCGAGTTGTCCGAGAATCCCCATGAGGGCTTCCCGCTGACGATAGTTCACGATTTCGTCTCGGAACTGATCGGTGCGCGGATCCATGGACTGCACAAAGACTTCTTCGCTCCCTGTGCGGAAGCGATCGAGCCGAGTGTTCTCAGCAGGAATCGATCTGGCGAAGTTCTTCATGATGGCCCACGAGGCGTAAGTGGAGAACTTAAAGCCGCGTGTGTAATCAAATTTTTCAATCGCCTTGATGAGAGACATATTCCCATCACTGATCATCTCAAAAAAGTTGGCTGTCGGATGCGAATGCTTTTTGGCAATCGACACGACCAATCGCAAATTACTGCGAATCAGGAAGTTCTTGATCTCGGTTGATCTGGCGAGCAGCGATTCAATTTCATCCATGAGCTTCACGCGAGGCTGCGCTAACGAAATCGTTTTGCGCAGATTTTCCGCGGCAAACTTCAGGTAGTTCATTTTGCGGAAGTAATGATGCTCCTGCTCCCTGGTCAGCAGTGGAGTGGCATACAAGCTCGCCAGATAAGGAGGCAAACCGGGTGGTGGCTTAGTTACTCCCTGATCGATAACAGCGGGCGGTTCTTCAGACTCAATGGCTTTAGCGGCTTCCCGATGGAACTCGGGCGCATCCATGTAATCGATCGAGCGACTCAGGAGATGCCGGGCTCTCACTTCGGCAATCGTTCGATAAAGACTCGACTTGGTTCGCTTGAACTTGGTCGCGAGATCTTCGACGGCCACACCCTGGTGGTAGGCCTCGTAAACTGCTTCGCGCTCGGTCAGCGAAAGCACATCGGAGTCATCGGGGAACAATGCAATCTCGGGCTGTTCTCGATCAAAATCTTTCAACATCAGTCGAATCGTTTCGGGAGAACGATGAAACTTCCTGGCCAGCCGACGATTGATTTCTGTCGGGCCGGCACCAAAGCGTGCCAAACGCCTGGCACGACCGAGAATCATCCGTCGTTCATCGTCCGTGACATGGCGAAAATTCCCCACACGGCCGATGTCTTCGTGATTGGCCTCCACAAATTGATCCACCGATGACCTGAGAAAGGCCACTCGCTTACGACCACCAAAGAGGAATTTGCGACTGATCAAGCCACGATCCCGCCAGCGGTCAACGGTTTTTGTGCTGACGTTGTACTGTCGGCTGACATCTTCGACGGTCAGTACATCTTCAGTCATCTGCTCTGGGCGTAGTTCAATCGACTCCGACAGGTCTTCAATGAAGACCCGCAGATCATGCAGCAGATCGGACCCGGTGATGAGCAGATCCGGGTATGACTCAGGTCGATACGAAGTCACTTCCTGACAGACTTTCTGCCACGGATATTCAATCTGCGGATCGACACGATGAGCCAGCCGTTCAGCACGCTCAAGCTGCTGCAGGCGGACATCGCG is a window of Planctopirus limnophila DSM 3776 DNA encoding:
- the rpsO gene encoding 30S ribosomal protein S15, translating into MSITKERKTQVIKDFQRSESDTGSPEVQIAVLSSRIAELTEHLRSHKKDHASRRGLLMLVSKRRRQLDYVKAKSPAKYFELLERLSLRK
- a CDS encoding DUF1553 domain-containing protein, which translates into the protein MPFLHRFFISTLTALLIATVIASSNLGVQEAQGENESPAKPSANLQTSNKLQFNRDIRPILSDRCFHCHGPDSATRAAGLRLDQREEAVRAKAIHLDQLDQSELLVRISSDDPDLVMPPPSLKKPLSATQKATLKQWVLAGAEYQPHWSFIPVPQTISTPAETQSQFVEKPPIDQFIEARLAEVGWQPSPPATRLAWLRRVTLDLTGLPPSTVEIEQFLSLADSPETRRAVVDRLFSTPAYAERMTNEWLDLARYADTFGYQADREMHVWPWRDWVIRAYSKNLSYRDFLTWQVAGDLLPQATQEQKLATAFNRLHRQTNEGGSVEEEFRIEYVSDRVRTIGTAALGLTMECCRCHDHKYDPISQKEFYALSAFFANIDEHGLYSHFTETAPTPALPLFADGQQAQHEKLLQEIQQAATALKEVESQLITQREESQLNAKNEPMPIQPVEPVAQFDFEGISPGGTNKLVDSRKTASGQDRGQAIEFSGDDEYKLKEVGNFARTSPFSLSMWLKPAEHKPRMVIAHCSQAAEDSAFRGYAFTLDEGRPTFSLIHFWPGNAIRVQAPNVLPLGQWSHVAITYDGSSKASGVQIYLDCQPLSLVVERDKLTRDIRHRSEWGDSAAGSLTLSLGARFRDIGFSQGQLDDLKIFDVELSQAEIAQLAEAKAEELSLAKNSSRPLHWLRVQPEWKEAFSKLASARVAEDDFITRIKQIMVMEELPGMRPTHLLKRGEYLQPAEVVQPDVPQAIGSLKPEWPRNRLGLAYWLVDDANPLTARVAVNRLWQLAFGRGLVATPEDYGSQGALPSHPELLDWLARDFMDHGWDLQHTLRQIVLSDAYARSATPVDVAYYSADPENRLLARGPRFRLSSEMLRDQALAVSGLLITKVGGPSVYPYQPAGLWEEAGTGKSYPKVGGEHLYRRSMYTFWRRILPPPSMSTFDAPSRESCIAKRERTSTPLQALVLMNDPQFIEAARVYAENLSLAHAAPADRVKVAYTALLTREPSSRELELLLAFYDQQVATYQSQPETTAELLKIGEKPASGKVSPAQHAALTQVILLLFSHDDGVSR
- a CDS encoding sigma-70 family RNA polymerase sigma factor, which translates into the protein MSNYRHPALRLLAEQQMRYSPRDVRLQQLERAERLAHRVDPQIEYPWQKVCQEVTSYRPESYPDLLITGSDLLHDLRVFIEDLSESIELRPEQMTEDVLTVEDVSRQYNVSTKTVDRWRDRGLISRKFLFGGRKRVAFLRSSVDQFVEANHEDIGRVGNFRHVTDDERRMILGRARRLARFGAGPTEINRRLARKFHRSPETIRLMLKDFDREQPEIALFPDDSDVLSLTEREAVYEAYHQGVAVEDLATKFKRTKSSLYRTIAEVRARHLLSRSIDYMDAPEFHREAAKAIESEEPPAVIDQGVTKPPPGLPPYLASLYATPLLTREQEHHYFRKMNYLKFAAENLRKTISLAQPRVKLMDEIESLLARSTEIKNFLIRSNLRLVVSIAKKHSHPTANFFEMISDGNMSLIKAIEKFDYTRGFKFSTYASWAIMKNFARSIPAENTRLDRFRTGSEEVFVQSMDPRTDQFRDEIVNYRQREALMGILGQLELRERDIIMHRYGLETGQQPQTLEQVGHRLGVTKERIRQIEARALKKLKRIATDERLDIPGI
- the pnp gene encoding polyribonucleotide nucleotidyltransferase; translated protein: MKVTVERQFAGRTLSITTGELAKQAAGAVTIQYGETMVFVAAQNGPSRPGTDFFPLTCDYRERLAAAGKFPGGFIKREGRPTLREVLTSRLTDRPIRPLFPEGYIEEVQVMSNVLASDGVNDPDVLSIIGASAALCLAPVPFQGPLAAVRVGLIDGEFILFPTQEQIADSELDLVVAGTEKSVLMIEGFGKQLPEDQMADAIMFGHRTIVELCQLQLELVAKSGRERFVLPAPEANPFEAILLEKAYAKLREVKQSSVKKERSSQTSAYKKELLAEFFPNDAETTAAGLTKAQFFAAFYAVETKAVRDLILDGVRLDGRKHDDLRAVSCAASVLPRVHGSSLFTRGETQSLATVTLGTIRDVQRVEGLFGEEAKAFMLDYYFPPYSVGECKPLRGPGRRELGHGALAERSVASVLPSPEKFPYTIRVISDILESNGSSSMASVCSATLALMDAGVPISQPVAGISIGLVKSADRFILLTDIMGDEDHFGDMDFKVAGTQKGVTGIQLDLKIDGISEEIVRATLEQAKKARIELLKTMLSAIRRPRSEISTHAPRLLRTKIDPSKIGLLIGPGGKNIRAIQEQTGATIDIEDDGTVVIASSSSVGAEDALARVEAIAEEIKVGRVYNGTVSSIKDFGAFIEIAPGKDGLCHISELSDGFVKNVNEVVQVGEKIQVKVIAIDEQNRVKLSRKAVLADEAEKPAAE